From the Pangasianodon hypophthalmus isolate fPanHyp1 chromosome 18, fPanHyp1.pri, whole genome shotgun sequence genome, the window TCGCTTGGTAACATGAACGTGGTTCTGGTTTGCTACATGTTCCTGTAAATTCATTAGATTTCTTCTGAAAACAGCATCATCATGGACTTATTTGAAAACGGCAAGGTTGTGAAAGTTTGTGCCCCGATGGTTCGCTATTCAAAGTAAGTGGAACATCAAggcgtgcgcgcgcgtgtgtgtgtgtgtgtgtgtgtgtgtgtgtgtgtgtgtgtgtgtgtggagtgtgagtCCATCAGTGTGCATGCTTCTCCACATGACTGACAGTGTTTGTCCATCAGGCTGGCCTTCAGATCCCTGGTCCGGAGGTATGAGTGTGACCTGTGTTTCACTCCTATGATAGTTGCAGCTGATTTCATCCGCTCTGCTAAAGCCAGAGACAGTGAACTCACCACTGGCAGCTGTAAGTCTGATCTCACACTTAGCCCACAGTGCAGCACTCTTAAGCACCTTCTGGCTCACCTTCTGGCTCACCTTTCTGCCTTCTTCTGACCAGCTGACCGACCACTGATCATCCAGTTTGCTGCAAAAGATGCTCAGACGCTTGCAACTGCTGCCTGTTTGGTCGCCCCTTTCTCAGACGGCGTGGATCTGAACTGCGGCTGTCCTCAGAGGTATTCTTCACTGAAAATACGTCATCAGAGTGGGAGGGAGCTGAGAAGCTGGTCTCAGTGCACATGTGGGAAGATGCTGAAGTGTATTGTCATGTTACCTGCTCTGATTATGGTGTCATGCGTGTTGATGTGGCTCTTGCAGGTGGGCCGTGGCAGAGGGCTACGGGGCGTGCTTAATTAACAAACCACAATTAGTCAAGGACATGGTGAGACATGTCAGGAACCAAGTAGACAATCCCAATTACGCAGTGTCCATTAAGATAAGGTACAGGTGTTTATCACTCATTTCTGTTCAATGTAATCATATAATTGGgtaatctgtttatttcttttttgcttaGATTTTCAGTTTAATTCCAGAATTCACAAGGATGTGAGGAAGACCGTAGATCTTTGTCAGAAGGTGGAAGCAGCAGGGGTGTCATGGATCACCGTTCACGGGCGGACGGCTGATGAGAGACATCAACCGGTGCATTACGATGCCATCAAGCTCATTAAGGATAGCCTTCGCATCCCAGTCATTGCTAATGGCGATATTAAAAATCCCAGCGATGTGGAGTCTGTGTGTGAGCTTACAGGAGTGGATGGTATGTGCTAATTTAGGTTTTCATctaaaaaaagttattattataaataattatttgagaggaatataaatatacactcaccatccactttaaaaggaacactTGCACATttattatctaatcagccaagcatgtagcagcagcacgatgtataaactcatgcagatacagatcaagagcttcagttaatgttcacatcaaacaccagattgaagaaaaagtgtgatctctgtgactttaaccgtggccttaatgttggtgccagaagggctggtttgagtttttcagaatctcctgggattttcatacacagcactctctagagtttacacacgtttctattaaagtggacggtgagcgtatagtggatataaaaaatgaaaccagtataactcatgtcagatcttttgccaccattaatgtgatataacaaccaacaaaattcaagtgaaaaacaaatggagaaaaaaaagaaaataataaaaaattaatactttattaaagcATCTTTTATATAGAGTAAATTATCTTTTTGGTTCATGTTTATAAGTATAAAATCTAAAGACATTGTGTGTGGGAatctgaagtggatatatgctctggaaaacaaaaacaagtgtctgaatactgaatatttcCCCTGAAATGGAGGCAGGAACAAAATGTATCGCAGTCAGTAGTCTCTGGACTGTTTCACGATCTTTTCAAGATGTGACCATTTCCATGAAGCTGTTATCGTCTTGAGAGATTTCAACAAATCGTCAGGCTGCTAACAATTTAGAAACctgtttttcagaaaaattACTAATCAGTGTTTAGAATTGAAAAgttgtgttaaagtgtgtgtatatgggttTATTGCATGTGTGGTTTTTGGCATTTATATGTGTCAATTTTTATGAAGATTGCAATATTTCTTGTAGAATATGTACagatctttatctttatttgcCCTCTTTTCCAGGAGTGATGTCTGCTCGGGGGCTACTGGCCAATCCAGCGTTGTTCGCAGGCTATGAACACACTCCGTTACAGTGTCTGTGGGACTGGGTGAAAATCGCCTTGGAGCAAGGGACTCCATTTACATGCTTCCACCATCACCTAATATACATGTTAGAACACATCACTTCTCAACCAGAGAGGAAGGTCTTCAATGGTTTATCAAGTACATCAGCAATCATTGATTATCTACAGCAGACTTACGGCTCTTTATAGTTATGAATACACAACTATGAGAAATACTGtcaacttttttaaatgtactttaaaaaaaaataaagattgttTTGAATAAATATCTTCATATTTGTCTTTATATTtagttggggggaaaaatgcaaattaaactttggttttgttatttaaaaggGAAATAATATGGGTCAATAGTaaaaatgtaactctaaatacctattacacagaaatacagttcctgatgagtgtgtgtgcgaagTGCGACTGGCTCAGATGattcaatatttattatagcattcattataatattttgGCATTGCCCTGTTTCTGAGGAATAAAGCTCATGAtgatatgttttattatattttggaTCCAAAATAAAGAGATGTATTTCAAGTTGCAAGTAAAATGCAGATTTACCATGCCAATAATGTagcatttgaattttttttagtggTTTATGACTGTTTATATGAGAAAGTGTGTAAGGAGAACTGTTCAGTTTGAGTGTGTAGCCCACTGTAGCCTGCTCGTGGCTGATAGAAGTGGGATTGCATGCAGTCTCCtgctgttgttgtagcccatccacctcaaggtttgaccttctgagatgcttttctgcttgtcacggttgtaaagagtgtttaaggtagacttcctgtcagctcgaaccagtctggccgttttcctctgacttctcatcagcaaggcgtCTCCTGCAGCGGATCTGCACcatcctgtgtaaactctagagacggTACCGGTTCTGCTCTGGCACCAGAGCCATGCCACGGCCACTGAGATCTCATTCATTCTGCATTCTCAtggttgatatgaacattacctgaagctgttgagttgctgccacatgattgaatggctgattggataaatgtatgaattatcaggtgtacaggtaataataataataataataataataataataataatgaaactatatattacacatatcaTTTGGACCACAGTGAAAGTTATGCTCTTTCTCTGACGCCCTTGTGTGGACTTTTCCTCCTGCACTGTCATGACACCTGTCTTCACTTTCATTTCGGAGGAAAGAGAAAACTTGCCCCGGAAGTAAAAAGGGCTTTGCTTTAACGCGACGGTTGTAAACTTTCTGCGCCGTTTATCAGGACTGTTTAATGATGTTCCTCATTTAAACTACACGGAAGTGAGTATTAAATTGTGTAACTGGTCTTTCACACATGATTCGAGTTTGTTCAGGCATTTGTTTGGTGTGTTGGAACTGCCAGGAGAGGCAGGAAGTTTCCGGAGAACAGCAGTGATGTCTCAACATGAAGAGTGTTTCAGTTTATTAATCCCGAGTCTGTGTAAACTTCAGCAGTGTAAGGAACATGGCTGACACTGAAAAAAAGTCTCATGCAGCTAATTTCCCCCCAAACTGTCGCTGTGCTTCTGAACTGCTGCCTCACATGGACACTGGGTTTCATCCAAATCCTCCAAAACATAAGAATGATGAGGAAAGTCACCTAGAGACACATAGGTGATAGGTGTAGGTGGTAATCTGATCACTGGTTTTCTCATTTAAATATAATCCAGAAGTCCAAAACTGTCTAAAGAGCCAGGGATCTGAGAGGCATGGTTCAGGAAGAGATCAGCCCTGTCATAATTAACACCTTTTTAGAGAAGAGCCAACATGAAGCGCTTTCAGAAGTTCTGCTGAACTAATCCAGACGAAATCAAATGCCTTGGAAGACTGAAGCTCTTACCATCATTAAAGTCATTTAGAGTCTAGTAAGAACAATAAAAACCTAATATTGTTTTTTACACACTTAacaaaaaagttcaattttagttaaaaaaaaaaaaaaaaaaaacagcactggaAGCCTTTTTGGAGCTGTTTCTTTCGGCTGCTctcgttaggggtcgccacagcggatcatcgGTCTGCGTGTTTgacttggcacagtttttatgcccttcctgacgcaaccctccccaattttatccgggcctGGGACCGGCACTAGGAGTGCACTGTCGAGTGcagttccctggccgggaatcgaacccaggccgcagcagtgagagtgGACCCGGGACCGACGAAGAACCATACAGAATAGGTTCCTTTAGGGTGGCTTATGAATTGGGCTTGAACTTGTCAGTAGAAGAAATTATTTAACCAGACAGTAATACTGCTGCATTCCTTTGAATGTTTCCCCTGACAGGAAATATAGGCCTGTAAAGATGACGTTGCAGTGGACTGCAGTGGCTTTGTTCCTCTACGTCGAAATCGGAATTCTTATCCTGCTCTGCCTGCCATTCATCTCAGCTCAAAGGTAACGCGGAATGCAGTGAACACACTGTCTGTGAGGAGTTCTGTATGGTCCACATTTATGCTCTTTTCCACCTCCCTACACAGTTAACTCAAAGCttatagacatttatttatttattaattcattagcttcagtaactgcttccTCTGCTCAGTGGATCGCAGTTGCAGATAATTACATctttaaaatacacacagaggTTTTGATAATTTGAATTAAGATCTTTTAAATATAACCTCTGTCATTAATTTTAGATTTGACTGTTGTTTTTCGTTTTAATTGTAAGCCTACTTATCTTAGAGGTTCATAGAGACTCAGGTTTCTGAGTTTGCATCCTTTTGTGAGTGAGCTGCAtttctgaataataatttaGGAAAGCCCCAGCAGACACGTGCAGCTAACTACTGCATTAGTATTTGGAGAGAGGGACTATGCTCTGATCCCTACTCGTTGAAGGCACAGTCACAGCTGTAGATGAGCGTGGCATCCTATTCCTATTAGCACTGGCTCTTTTAGGGAGCGTTATATATGTGAGATCAGGAAGATTCGTCAGTATTCTGTAACCATCTCACCACTTGGCTGTTGTGAGGTTGTCTTCTGCACTTTGCCATGTCCTTTGCACTCATGTGTgatttgttaatgtgttaatgtgttgaaTGTCTAATTCCATCTTATTATTTGCACTCAATGTCTTTCAATTGTACCAACACCTTTGCTGCTGTAGCACCCAAAGTCCATCTAGCCATGCACACATCCATCTTTCCATCCTTCCACACATCCTTCCATCCACTGACCCATCCATCCTTCTACACATCCATCCTTCCacccatccctccatccatccacccacccgtCCATCCTTCCACACATCCATCTATCTATACCTCCTTCCACtcatttgtccatccatccatccatccttccacccATTCACCTTCCacccatccctccatccctccatccatccatccttccacaCATCCATCTGTCTATACCTCCTTCCACtcatttgtccatccatccatcattcccCCATCCGTCCAcccttccatccatccttctccccatctgtccatccatccacccatccatgtGATCACAATCACAATGTAATAGTGATCTACTGTAATGTGTTGGGGAGGTAAATACCAGGATAAATGAACAAATTCTACTTTTGTCAAATTCTACATATTATTACAGGATTGCTTACTGTATTTGTCATTGTAAATAACACTTGTTGTTAAATAGATTGAATATcaattataatgttaaattgtTAATCAGAAGGTATTGTAAGATTCCATTAAAACTGTTAGCAATAGATTAAACTGGCTTTTGAGCTGGAAGAGCTAATTCTGATTACGAGTGCTTAATTACTACCAAACAACATGCATTTccttgtttctgtgtgtgttatgcaaGGTAAAGAAAGGGAGCATTCTGTACCATGCATAACCATTATGGCTTGTTATTCTTTTGTGCAGATGGCAGATCATTTTCAATCTGAACATATGGAACCATGTTGCTTGGCTCTGGAAAAGAGGATTTCTGGCAATGATCATTATCCTCATTGTTCTCTTTCTGGGTAGGTGAAGtgactctactctctctcttttaacaAGAACAGGTTATAATAACatgttataaacattttttggtGTTGCATTCAGTTTTGTAATGGCTGTTTATCATCACTGCTATTATAAATGCCTGGAAAGCAATTTTGCcaaaatgtcagaatttttgatgtatttttaggTTGTCAGTCTAACAGAGTCTTCTATATTATACTATAGATGCTGTGAGGGAGGTGAGGAAATACTCCGGAGCTCAGATCAGTAAAGACTCTAAGACGTACACTAACATGTTTGACCATGTGCATATGAAGCTGTTTAGATCTCAGAGGAACCTGTACATCTCTGGATTCGCCCTCCTCCTGTGGCTGTAATATCCTTAATACCTTTAACATCTTAATGAACAATCATTGTGTTGTCAGGTGTATGTACTAACAACATATTCGAGTTCTGCTTTCACctgtttgattttttatttttttacttgcatGTAAACTGGCAGGGTCATGCAACGAGTCATCAAGCTGATCAATCAACTTGCAGCGGCTGCAAACACCAACTCGGCTCTTCATGTCCAGATAGAGGATGCTAATCAGGCTGCTAAAAAATACATGGAGGAAATTGAGCAGCTCAagcaggtttttctttttttttatttaaacatttgacCATTCCTTTGAGTTAATCAAGTGCCAGATTACATTGGCACTTGAATGATTACATGAATTATGCTttactgtagaaaaaaatagtAGTATCATTATTATGATGATAGCTATGGCTGAACGCTATAggttatggaaaaaaaaacagggtcaAAATGTTGGGGAAACAAATAGGTTGTTCAGTGAACTGAGAGTTGAACTGCATTCTTCATCCTGAAATGAAGCTGCATTGTCATCCGGCTCACATGCACTGGTGGCACACTGCAAAAACGACTGTGACAGCCATTAAAATGCCATATTGCCATATTGGATGTGCAGCCCATAGCACTGAATACGCTCTCCAGCACGATGCCAGTCATGAAAGATTTCACAGTACCATAGTGTAAAGACTACTGAGACCATTAAAGGAGGCTTTGGACCATCTGCTCTACCATACTGTGTGCAGTGCTGCCCGCTGTTGAGGATGCTAGGATCGCTAACTGTAGTAGGTCCTGTGGGATTGTTGGGAGTTTCAGAAGTTGCTTTTCAGCATGTGTCTAAACCCAAAAACCATAGAAGGAGAGACATCCTCGTTTCATTGTCCCACAAATGCCTGGCACAATGAAATGACCTGCGAGACCTTGGTTTCCACTGCTGCTTTCACTGCTGGTCAGTATACAGATTCTGTCCCAAATAGACTTATGATCCCAAATGCACAGAAAGATATGGCACCCTCAGCCCGGTCACCTTCCCCTGTGGGTTTGACCCCTTCGAATGAAGTGCAGTCGAGGAGATACTCATGAACGCAAGAGCCCCTAGTTCCTGGGCTTTGTATGACCTCAGGTAGAAACTGCTCAGCAAATGGAAATCACACCCTCATCTgtataaaggtgtgtgtggcAGGCATTGCAGAACATAACAGCATCGTAGATGGTGTCTTGCTGTGATCTCACAAACTTGTCAAAAacaacctgaaggaaacccgtCCATCACACTGCTCCAAGAAGCCGTCATGGGATCTCACCCTTACACTTTAGCCCATGCagaatgaaaaactgaaatggaaaaacTCTCAAAAGACTGCCTGAAGTGAAGGGATCACTTCAGCAAAATGATTGCGAGAACTGCTTGCCTTCTAAAAAGCATGCATTGGTAGTGGAATGTCTCCAGAGTGACTGTGCACACCCTTTGGTACTCTTTGGAAATGTAGTCATGTATAGTCAACAATCATTAATGAGAGATAGAAATGAAAAATCACACCACAGTGGTCTTCTGAATGGATTTACTGGTCCATGTTTTAGGTGTGCACAGATATCTGCTGTACAATACTTGTTTCAGTTCCTGTGCGGTGGGCTAATAAATACTAACCAACAGAGAGGACATTTTCCCACTGCTCTAGGCTTTGAAAGATTACACAGGAGATGAAAAGGGGGCACAGGAAGGAAAAGAACGTCTCAGGAATGAGGTGTCCCAACTCAAACAGGAGCTGAAGATGTCTGCTGAAGGTAAGTGACAAATATTTAGTCAAATATGACCAGGTAAAGCATGAGTAttgccaaatgtaaaaaaaacaaaaaacataaacatcatcttaaatgtttgaaaactattcaagtctttttttaaaaagcttggTGTTCAGTGTAACTTTCCTAATTGATGAACTGAAGGCATGTAACAATTTAGCCTATGCTGCTATTTATGTAAATTGCAAAGGAATGAAATCATTTGAGACGTGATGTTTATTCAAAAACATTAAGGATTTTTGAAGATAAGCCATGAATATTAAGCCAGTGGGTTATGCAATACCAAAAATAACTATCAACTGGTAATAACTGGTAACAGAGATTTCAAATGAATGtctctgggtttcctctgggtactctggcttccttccccagtccaatgacatgcgttgtaggctgattggcatttccaaattgtccgttgtgtgtgtgtgtgtgtgtgattgtgccttgcggatggatggatggatgaacaagATTTAGTTTGCATTACACATTAGTATAGCCCTGTGTATTTTAATGCATACTTTCCATTTCCGTCCACAAtgctgtgttgcagtgtgtgtagttttatCTCTGACGTATGAAAATAGGTTTCGTGCATATAAGTACATGAAGGTTGAGAACACTCGTTAAAAAGCTCATTGTGCTTTAATACTAAAGGTTTATGGTATAGACGTACAGAAGCTGGTTGTAACTGCTTTTGACTTTACAGCTCTGAACAAGTCCAAGGCAGAAGCAGACGCCATTAAAAAGCAAAGTGAGGCCCTGGCTAAAGACTACGATCAATTACTTGAAAACCAAAAGAAATTGCAGgtaaagtaaaaagtaaagaCTTTGTGGTAAGGACTAGTGACACAATAAAACGtctatttttttagttttctagtTTGAAGTGTTTAGACATTCAGCTCCTCTATCTCACCACTAGTAGCACACAAACACTTTTATTGAAATTTAATATACATTTGTCACTTGATATTTGAGCATAAATTGaatattataaatgaatttgttGGAATGTAGAGCACGCTGCAGATTATGAGGTGACTCTCAAAGACTGTGAGAAGGTGCCACTCATATTACCTCATTCTAACCCAAATACTTGCTATTTTAATCCTAGTGTTGGAACGAGATTGAAGATAAGAAGGATATTTGAGAACATTTTCAGCCACTATCCTGAAGCAGCATGGTGTCATTTCCTTCAGCCCAGGGTGACCCCACAGCACTGCCTTTtatcaaacacatacacagttgACACAACTTGCAAAGCAGGTTGTAGAGCAGCAgagatgtgtttgtgtatattataGCGTTTACAATAATAATCCAATGAACATTTTGCaatctttaaatgctgtttCCTAGAAAGGATCTGCCTTATTCTAGatatagattttattatttcatcttCTGTAAACTTaaatatacagttctgtgcaaaagtctttggcACGTGTCAAGAAATTCTGTAAAGCAAAGACGCCTTAAAAAAtggtaaaattaaatgtttctacta encodes:
- the dus4l gene encoding tRNA-dihydrouridine(20a/20b) synthase [NAD(P)+]-like, whose protein sequence is MDLFENGKVVKVCAPMVRYSKLAFRSLVRRYECDLCFTPMIVAADFIRSAKARDSELTTGSSDRPLIIQFAAKDAQTLATAACLVAPFSDGVDLNCGCPQRWAVAEGYGACLINKPQLVKDMVRHVRNQVDNPNYAVSIKIRIHKDVRKTVDLCQKVEAAGVSWITVHGRTADERHQPVHYDAIKLIKDSLRIPVIANGDIKNPSDVESVCELTGVDGVMSARGLLANPALFAGYEHTPLQCLWDWVKIALEQGTPFTCFHHHLIYMLEHITSQPERKVFNGLSSTSAIIDYLQQTYGSL
- the bcap29 gene encoding B-cell receptor-associated protein 29; the protein is MTLQWTAVALFLYVEIGILILLCLPFISAQRWQIIFNLNIWNHVAWLWKRGFLAMIIILIVLFLDAVREVRKYSGAQISKDSKTYTNMFDHVHMKLFRSQRNLYISGFALLLWLVMQRVIKLINQLAAAANTNSALHVQIEDANQAAKKYMEEIEQLKQALKDYTGDEKGAQEGKERLRNEVSQLKQELKMSAEALNKSKAEADAIKKQSEALAKDYDQLLENQKKLQCWNEIEDKKDI